One Pyrenophora tritici-repentis strain M4 chromosome 5, whole genome shotgun sequence DNA window includes the following coding sequences:
- a CDS encoding TEL1, Phosphatidylinositol kinase and protein kinase PI-3 kinase family, with protein sequence MVTNIQDAKILIQSPKAKERGSGLKDLVHILKHNRGKPSLEALSNKAYLALCETLFQCLRDEQANFLRNRHKAKPAPHLPLAASALRHVIASGVRTIKSSTVEVIIDTITEVLPGNNGLIEPLLEDLPKTLRSVFEYQPHVERLSKDCWDAAVDLCIESLAELCSEPAEAEPQNSWSTSVSSRARTPLESTDFTSSRASPRPQVTRNRQASLQHAHAAEDFVHCLYYLVKASNAPLLDKADNVLTALLHYLQQRTGRGSVAAAAFAAINSVLARITLQSLDLTKRTVLELLPLMKSMWSEAVLRDEIMINLMYTEAHIASLLLDPDDETTSSSLEALVETMYSDYRRRQDTTAHQYLEEDHLCFRHLGPADQNTHPLNTCAFSMEMEHERYEGLWSTVSTIARFSFMLDERRRTIAHDRSDSEESFSKRIRVTQLFPEYLCHVSEPRSNAKRAALQVVTFMVQEGPFDEDVLQTMVEKLTSCISDENPVHSAWSMIGLAGAALQRSASHPALQLYWISAWQSASRVVTSTSVSRAACHLMDVLLRLKIVPFSSVSTTVQSLLLSIELSGPALLTESSSSLFTTILQERIKENPTHFSSTAERILNWLISKWTPGLWSERTYSSSNAHHCNARDVLSILYACLDRPFNPPKPTGFLVLGPVAQARTQIMRHKDLAEYLLLLPVTADFTVKSDEPACIVDDATSDYHLTPMGDRITDFCMSELNRAQQRWKDTATTNLQGITSDMMRIITNLCIVASAVATLSDPDDHRIRILKSSVTNLIESFSAVLAKPQTEQYKVDAVLEACARSLPSISSISQPSSNIYKTSGVYQLSRQLSKALRDRKDIKQSFYAEEEDMMDVDGEPNSQMAIGAAASDIDVPRHDVQAEHDVSALRASCAAYLQFISSLAEDPESEQNEIPSRFVNYLISLPENDLLRSRPFLRELWNSSMKISRIDCLNLLERFSEALIDPRAREYNTSEVANSMFVEALIGTTLVWVPDATEREAQDLYDNVEALYAYYVKEMEKGGVRRSATLQTTIAVFLSGLLKHHPEFAQNRKVPSVRTSLFDLLSRGEMTVKYHIAQHLPRMFEYFVLREHDKILQDVDSSLPGDDEGSEGIAVRLLVLSRLASQWHTLLRHSVYRMFATAGTIQGAAYHAQRCISHVARSRGLGDSQSLFRLFAPQVIFTWLDRGQKIRGIPFLIFDYTSLPDLLQDIEAEVVGQAIMFGRKDEVEFLADQLESSAEEVLAKNIGKAAAYTIAWDTCRGSARNKADSSCGNLLKDMVGSDKYYSLIQKHFPQVLGHILQTMDHEERVGKSLEKKAPFNSAAAVLAEITSINQSAQGLNIGIEPSFSAFYLPDQLERLCRRTGDKPAGFWSSSTYTYAMRSLLDRIHPALGSLYARSMIRKIRIIVALAGPIAHEGYPLQMTLQSLRPFLTDVQCAEDTVGIMQYLFEHGAAYLRQHLSFVTGIGLSILISLRVFLGSSQESTTQQSQHLATMNAANRFHTWLTEYLKAHAQAISTSERSSVVKAFRLITTTASQVNAEGNSVRGSEESKLLLEILDDVRSGRKLLNKTSRDVALDLLCQNFHPAPTARDDVLGTDYEAAEFAPLVWESSRRSKVGDGYLLWTARVLGRAYSAYGEVKKSSANPWPWSYSSMSSKSVLGKVSREAIVEEVIDLFYSDDRSEVSLAEDAVRCLISRLEPDSQYLSEMQRVIPEAIGKALVYRPPQWVDTHSHHTTHGLYEAISLTQAKPVSSWIRDLAVALCRVAVEDPILGALPDLLTGINHMAETLLPWILHLVLLDEYEAERQVHDVVSKAIADWFDHCNVHTIPHVRILIQSILYLRSQPVPKEATRVERDRWLEVDYMKAAQAADICGMHRSALLFAETSSSQPIVKSSTRRSSVMVDPPKIPLQLQLSIYKNLDEPDSFYGVDRGSSLLSVVDRLDYEGDGVKSLLFRGARLDSQMRRRNEIEPVDSRGTVKSLIMLNMNSVTHSLLSNDQFRDAGDDVVESTLHTARKLGQWDIKAPEVSHTEASTLFKAFQGLHFAKSAAEAQENLDRQLRTTMNFLSGKDNSSVPAKVRLRTLGALTEADDIIKAERSEHLLDIWDRMKAREKWMRAGEFNDVRQLLSCRETLFNVLGSNVALVDSLHTRTATIRGMEAEALVSSSSVCRKHGALQESLASVTYLSDIVPECKAIGLDIEATAQHEVANVLWEQGETEISIRMRQHLIDHADFDSQNADLSLPVLLARLGHHLAEARLAKPDTIMKDYLEPAILELKGQHQGSGPGQVFHEFALFCDKQLQSPEAAEDMDRIKTVMDRKLQEYHDFTKLSKTDKSKGMRETYHRNARRAKTWYDLDNAEYERMRKGREQFLRQCLENYLLSLSASDEYNHDALRVFSLWLEYSDTTLANQAVKAYLKDVPSGKFALLMNQLSSRLQADENDFQHLLMELVFRICVEHPYHGMHQIFAIQMKVGAITREDVVRAKDESAKSRQKAAAGLANALSSDKRARSYWSSIYQSNEIYHHLAMFKSEKESTQQGRELQLDRYKESKDLVNKVPKLNVPPATLQIEVRPNMNYSDLPRIAGFRSTMSIANGLSAPKVITAKGTDGKPYKQLFKSGNDDLRQDAIMEQVFDQVSRLLKNHTATRIRNLGIRTYKVLPLSTRSGLMEFVQNTVPLHLWVMPAHEKYYPNDYKPDRCRKEIGACQQDSLTTRVKVWQKIADNFHPVMRYFLLERFEDPDEWFERRLAYTRSTAAISILGHVLGLGDRHCHNILLDEKSGEVVHIDLGVSFEAGRVLPVPEVVPFRLTRDLVDGMGYTKTEGVFRRCCEFTMDTLREERESIMTLLNVLRYDPLVNWSVTPTKAKRMQEANQETGANGTARSTTVAPSATPAPSGQTTVEEVTGVVQESNKRKEKEDQAGEAGRALSVVEKKLSKTLSTKATVNELIQQATDERNLAVLYMGWASYA encoded by the exons ATGGTGACAAATATTCAGGATGCAAAGA TCCTCATTCAATCTCCAAAAGCAAAAGAACGTGGGAGCGGTCTCAAAGACCTCGTTCACATCCTCAAGCACAACCGCGGAAAGCCCAGTCTTGAGGCGCTCAGTAACAAGGCCTACCTAGCGTTATGCGAAACCCTCTTCCAGTGCCTGCGCGATGAGCAGGCAAACTTCCTTCGTAACAGACACAAGGCCAAGCCTGCTCCGCACCTTCCTCTCGCCGCCTCGGCTCTGCGTCATGTCATTGCATCGGGCGTACGAACAATTAAAAGCTCTACCGTCGAGGTCATCATAGACACCATAACCGAGGTATTGCCAGGGAACAATGGTCTGATTGAACCGCTTCTTGAGGATCTCCCCAAGACCCTCCGTTCAGTGTTCGAATACCAGCCTCATGTTGAGCGTCTCTCCAAAGACTGCTGGGACGCTGCAGTCGACCTTTGCATTGAGTCGCTAGCCGAACTCTGTTCAGAGCCCGCTGAAGCTGAGCCGCAGAACAGCTGGAGCACGAGCGTATCAAGTCGTGCTCGCACTCCGCTAGAGTCTACCGACTTTACCTCTTCTAGAGCATCTCCACGCCCGCAAGTGACCAGGAACAGGCAAGCTTCACTCCAGCATGCTCACGCAGCTGAGGACTTTGTGCATTGCTTGTATTATCTTGTCAAGGCATCCAATGCGCCATTACTGGACAAGGCTGATAACGTCCTGACAGCATTACTGCACTACTTACAACAGAGGACTGGTCGTGGCAGTGTCGCCGCTGCTGCATTTGCGGCTATCAATTCCGTCCTGGCTCGAATTACATTGCAGTCCCTTGATTTGACTAAACGCACGGTGCTAGAACTACTCCCTCTAATGAAGTCCATGTGGTCTGAGGCCGTATTGCGAGATGAGATCATGATCAACTTGATGTATACTGAAGCCCACATTGCAAGTCTCCTTCTTGATCCAGACGACGAGACGACTAGTTCCAGTCTTGAGGCTCTGGTCGAGACCATGTACAGCGACTACCGACGCCGACAGGATACCACAGCGCACCAATATCTCGAAGAGGATCATCTTTGCTTTCGGCACTTGGGACCTGCCGACCAGAACACGCACCCGCTGAACACATGCGCCTTTTCCATGGAGATGGAGCATGAGCGCTACGAGGGTCTCTGGTCTACAGTGTCAACTATTGCACGTTTTTCCTTCATGCTCGATGAGAGACGTCGGACCATTGCCCATGATCGTAGCGATAGTGAAGAAAGCTTCAGCAAACGTATTCGCGTCACGCAGCTCTTCCCAGAATATCTCTGTCATGTGTCAGAGCCCAGATCTAATGCCAAGCGAGCTGCTCTACAAGTGGTTACTTTCATGGTCCAGGAAGGTCCCTTCGACGAGGACGTACTTCAAACGATGGTGGAGAAGCTTACTTCATGCATTTCCGACGAGAACCCAGTACACTCGGCATGGTCAATGATAGGTTTGGCAGG TGCTGCCCTCCAACGCTCAGCATCTCATCCTGCACTTCAGCTATATTGGATATCAGCGTGGCAGAGCGCGTCTCGGGTAGTCACTTCCACGTCTGTATCTCGCGCGGCATGTCACCTCATGGATGTTCTTCTCAGGCTCAAAATTGTTCCATTCTCATCGGTTTCGACGACCGTACAATCGCTGCTTCTGTCGATCGAATTGAGTGGCCCGGCATTACTCACCGAGAGCAGTTCATCGCTCTTCACTACCATCCTTCAGGAGCGTATCAAAGAAAACCCTACACATTTTAGTTCGACCGCTGAGAGAATCTTGAACTGGCTCATCAGCAAATGGACTCCAG GTCTCTGGTCTGAACGAACTTACTCTTCATCCAATGCTCATCACTGTAACGCGCGCGATGTACTGTCTATCCTCTACGCTTGTCTAGATCGACCTTTCAACCCACCGAAACCAACAGGTTTCCTGGTACTGGGGCCTGTTGCGCAAGCCAGAACTCAGATAATGCGCCACAAAGACTTAGCCGAATATCTGTTACTTCTCCCTGTCACAGCAGATTTCACCGTCAAAAGCGATGAGCCGGCTTGCATTGTCGACGACGCAACGAGTGACTATCACCTTACGCCAATGGGTGATCGAATTACTGATTTCTGCATGTCTGAGCTCAACAGGGCTCAGCAACGCTGGAAAGACACGGCGACAACGAACCTCCAAGGCATAACTTCGGACATGATGCGCATCATCACCAACCTATGCATCGTTGCGTCGGCCGTTGCCACCCTCAGCGACCCTGATGACCATCGTATCCGCATACTCAAATCGTCGGTCACCAACCTGATCGAATCCTTCAGCGCCGTACTAGCCAAGCCCCAAACTGAACAGTACAAGGTGGATGCTGTCCTCGAAGCTTGTGCCCGAAGTCTTCCCAGCATCAGCTCCATATCACAGCCGAGCTCGAACATTTACAAGACGAGTGGGGTTTACCAACTGTCTCGACAATTATCCAAGGCCCTACGGGATCGCAAGGACATCAAACAATCATTTTACGCGGAAGAAGAGGACATGATGGATGTGGACGGTGAGCCCAATTCACAGATGGCGATTGGAGCAGCAGCGTCCGATATTGACGTCCCTCGCCATGATGTGCAAGCAGAGCACGACGTCTCAGCTTTACGTGCGTCGTGCGCAGCCTACTTGCAGTTTATTTCAAGTCTTGCCGAAGACCCAGAATCAGAGCAGAACGAGATACCCTCCCGGTTTGTCAACTACTTAATTTCTCTCCCCGAGAACGACCTTCTCCGGTCTCGTCCATTCCTTCGCGAACTATGGAACAGCAGCATGAAGATATCTCGAATCGATTGTCTCAATCTTCTGGAACGATTCAGTGAAGCTCTCATCGATCCCCGCGCTCGCGAATACAACACATCGGAAGTCGCAAATAGTATGTTTGTAGAGGCCTTGATTGGGACTACGCTCGTGTGGGTGCCAGATGCAACTGAGCGTGAGGCTCAGGATCTCTATGACAACGTCGAGGCCCTGTATGCGTACTATGTCAAAGAGATGGAGAAGGGCGGTGTGAGGCGGTCCGCAACCTTACAAACGACGATCGCGGTCTTTTTAAGTGGTCTCCTGAAGCATCATCCTGAGTTTGCGCAAAATCGCAAGGTCCCTTCAGTGCGAACCAGTCTTTTCGATTTACTGTCACGAGGTGAAATGACCGTCAAATATCACATCGCACAGCACTTGCCGAGGATGTTCGAGTACTTCGTGCTCAGAGAGCACGATAAGATCCTGCAAGATGTTGACAGCAGTTTGCCTGGAGACGATGAGGGAAGTGAGGGAATCGCTGTACGATTGCTTGTCCTATCGCGTCTGGCATCGCAATGGCATACGCTGTTGCGCCATAGCGTATACCGCATGTTTGCCACAGCAGGAACTATACAAGGTGCGGCTTATCATGCCCAACGATGCATTTCTCATGTCGCTCGATCAAGGGGACTTGGTGATTCACAAAGCCTGTTCAGGCTCTTTGCACCGCAGGTCATCTTCACATGGTTGGATCGAGGTCAGAAGATCCGCGGCATCCCGTTCTTGATTTTCGATTATACTTCGCTTCCAGACCTTCTACAAGACATAGAAGCCGAAGTCGTAGGCCAAGCCATCATGTTTGGTCGTAAAGATGAAGTAGAATTCTTAGCGGACCAACTGGAGTCTTCTGCAGAAGAGGTGCTGGCAAAAAACATTGGCAAGGCTGCTGCGTATACCATAGCATGGGATACATGCAGAGGCTCCGCACGGAACAAGGCAGATTCGAGCTGTGGGAACTTGCTGAAAGATATGGTCGGTAGTGACAAGTACTACAGTCTGATACAAAAGCACTTCCCTCAGGTTTTGGGCCACATATTACAAACCATGGATCACGAAGAACGTGTCGGCAAGTCCCTAGAAAAGAAAGCCCCCTTCAATTCTGCGGCTGCAGTCTTGGCGGAAATTACGAGCATCAATCAATCTGCGCAGGGTCTCAATATAGGCATTGAGCCTTCGTTTTCCGCCTTTTACTTGCCAGATCAGCTTGAGCGCCTTTGTAGACGAACAGGCGACAAGCCTGCGGGTTTTTGGTCATCGAGCACATACACTTATGCGATGCGTTCTCTCCTCGATCGCATTCATCCAGCACTAGGCTCGCTTTATGCACGATCAATGATTCGAAAGATCAGAATCATTGTGGCACTCGCTGGACCTATAGCTCACGAAGGCTACCCACTGCAAATGACGCTACAGTCCTTGCGTCCTTTTCTTACAGACGTGCAATGTGCAGAAGACACCGTGGGGATAATGCAGTATCTCTTCGAGCATGGCGCGGCGTATCTTCGCCAGCATCTGAGTTTCGTAACTGGTATCGGGTTGTCAATCCTTATTTCGCTCCGGGTGTTCCTAGGCTCTTCTCAGGAAAGCACAACTCAGCAATCGCAACACTTGGCGACCATGAATGCAGCCAATAGATTTCACACCTGGCTCACGGAGTATCTGAAAGCTCATGCTCAGGCTATTTCCACTTCAGAACGGTCATCAGTTGTGAAAGCATTCAGACTCATCACCACTACTGCTTCACAAGTCAATGCCGAAGGTAACTCTGTTCGAGGGAGCGAGGAAAGCAAGCTTCTCTTAGAGATATTGGACGATGTGCGATCAGGGCGTAAACTCCTGAACAAAACATCGCGAGACGTCGCATTAGATCTGCTATGTCAGAACTTCCATCCGGCCCCTACTGCACGAGATGACGTTCTTGGTACCGACTATGAGGCCGCAGAGTTTGCACCCCTAGTTTGGGAATCCAGCCGCAGAAGCAAAGTCGGTGACGGCTATCTGCTATGGACAGCGCGGGTATTGGGTCGAGCATATAGCGCTTACGGAGAGGTCAAGAAAAGTTCGGCAAATCCTTGGCCATGGTCGTACTCTAGTATGAGCTCGAAATCCGTGCTTGGAAAAGTTTCAAGGGAAGCGATTGTCGAAGAAGTGATTGATCTGTTTTACAGCGACGATCGTAGCGAGGTCAGTCTGGCCGAGGATGCTGTCCGATGCCTGATCTCTCGCCTGGAACCAGATTCACAATACCTGAGTGAGATGCAACGAGTCATACCAGAGGCCATCGGTAAAGCTCTCGTATATAGACCCCCACAGTGGGTTGATACGCACTCTCACCATACAACGCACGGACTTTATGAAGCAATTTCACTCACGCAGGCTAAGCCAGTATCCTCCTGGATCAGAGATCTGGCTGTGGCACTTTGCCGAGTCGCAGTAGAAGACCCTATACTCGGTGCGCTACCTGACCTCTTGACCGGTATCAATCACATGGCGGAGACGCTCTTGCCTTGGATCCTTCATCTTGTACTGCTTGATGAATATGAAGCAGAGCGTCAAGTCCACGATGTTGTTTCAAAAGCTATAGCAGACTGGTTCGACCACTGTAACGTTCACACCATTCCACATGTTCGCATCCTCATCCAGTCTATCCTCTACCTCCGCAGCCAGCCAGTCCCAAAAGAGGCCACTCGAGTGGAGCGAGATAGGTGGCTAGAGGTGGACTATATGAAAGCTGCTCAAGCTGCCGATATATGCGGTATGCACAGGAGTGCACTCTTGTTCGCAGAAACTTCTTCCAGTCAGCCCATCGTCAAGAGTAGTACGAGGAGATCCTCCGTGATGGTTGACCCTCCTAAGATTCCACTGCAGCTCCAGCTATCGATTTACAAGAATCTGGATGAGCCTGACTCTTTCTATGGTGTGGACCGAGGTTCAAGTCTACTGTCAGTTGTAGATCGTCTGGATTACGAAGGGGATGGTGTCAAAAGCCTGCTCTTTCGTGGGGCTCGGCTTGACAGCCAGATGCGTCGACGGAACGAAATCGAACCAGTGGACTCTCGCGGCACAGTGAAGTCACTCATCATGTTGAACATGAACAGCGTCACGCACTCGCTTCTCTCCAATGACCAATTCCGTGATGCAGGGGACGATGTCGTCGAGAGCACACTTCATACTGCTCGGAAGCTCGGTCAATGGGACATCAAAGCCCCGGAAGTAAGCCATACCGAAGCAAGCACATTATTCAAAGCATTCCAGGGATTGCATTTTGCGAAGAGTGCAGCAGAGGCACAAGAAAACCTAGATCGTCAGCTCCGGACGACAATGAACTTCCTTTCTGGAAAGGACAACTCATCAGTGCCGGCAAAGGTTCGTTTGCGGACCTTGGGAGCCCTGACAGAAGCGGATGATATTATTAAAGCCGAGCGCTCCGAACATCTACTAGACATCTGGGATCGCATGAAAGCTCGGGAGAAGTGGATGCGGGCTGGAGA ATTCAACGACGTGCGCCAGCTCCTATCTTGTCGTGAAACCTTGTTTAACGTACTCGGTTCAAACGTCGCACTTGTAGACTCGTTACATACAAGGACCGCGACAATACGAGGCATGGAGGCTGAAGCCTTGGTGTCATCCTCTAGTGTCTGTAGGAAACATGGCGCGCTTCAGGAGTCTCTCGCTAGTGTAACCTATCTTTCCGATATTGTGCCAGAATGCAAGGCTATAGGCCTGGATATCGAGGCTACAGCTCAGCACGAGGTAGCGAATGTGCTTTGGGAACAGGGCGAGACCGAAATCTCCATTCGAATGCGTCAGCACCTCATCGATCATGCAGACTTTGATTCACAGAATGCCGATTTGAGCTTGCCGGTGCTGCTCGCTAGACTG GGTCATCATCTTGCCGAAGCCCGCCTTGCCAAGCCTGACACAATCATGAAGGATTATCTCGAACCAGCAATCCTTGAGCTCAAAGGCCAGCATCAGGGCTCCGGTCCAGGCCAAGTTTTCCACGAGTTTGCGCTGTTTTGCGACAAGCAACTCCAGAGTCCTGAGGCGGCCGAAGACATGGATCGCATCAAGACTGTCATGGACAGGAAGTTGCAGGAATATCACGATTTCACGAAGCTGTCCAAGACCGACAAAAGCAAGGGGATGCGGGAGACATACCATCGAAATGCCCGTCGGGCAAAGACATGGTACGATCTAGACAACGCAGAGTACGAGAGGATGCGCAAGGGTCGTGAACAATTTCTGCGGCAATGTCTGGAGAACTATCTTCTTTCGCTTTCCGCTAGTGATGAGTACAATCACGATGCGCTTCGTGTATTCTCTTTATGGTTGGAGTACTCCGACACTACGCTGGCGAACCAGGCCGTCAAAGCATACCTCAAGGATGTTCCGAGCGGAAAGTTTGCTTTGCTCATGAACCAGCTCTCGTCTCGACTACAAGCGGATGAGAATGATTTTCAGCATCTGCTGATGGAGCTCGTCTTCCGCATCTGTGTCGAGCATCCATACCATGGTATGCATCAGATCTTCGCGATACAGATGAAAGTCGGCGCTATCACTAGGGAAGATGTCGTTCGAGCCAAAGACGAGTCTGCAAAATCTCGTCAGAAAGCTGCGGCTGGCCTCGCGAATGCGCTCAGTAGCGATAAGAGAGCACGTTCGTACTGGAGCTCCATCTACCAGTCCAATGAGATCTATCACCACCTTGCTATGTTCAAGAGTGAGAAGGAGAGTACTCAACAAGGCCGTGAACTACAGCTCGATAGATACAAAGAGTCAAAGGACTTGGTAAACAAGGTTCCGAAGCTCAACGTACCCCCCGCTACGCTCCAGATCGAGGTCAGGCCGAACATGAACTACAGTGATCTCCCAAGAATTGCAGGTTTCAGATCAACCATGAGCATCGCAAATGGTCTCAGTGCGCCAAAGGTCATTACTGCCAAGGGCACTGATGGCAAACCGTACAAGCAACTGTTCAAATCCGGGAATGACGACCTTCGTCAAGATGCGATCATGGAGCAAGTTTTCGATCAAGTCTCACGTCTACTGAAGAACCATACCGCAACGCGCATACGCAACCTCGGCATCCGCACCTACAAAGTTCTGCCGCTCTCGACTCGCTCAGGCCTAATGGAGTTTGTCCAAAATACTGTTCCGCTGCATCTTTGGGTCATGCCGGCACACGAAAAATACTATCCCAACGACTACAAACCGGACAGGTGTCGCAAGGAGATTGGCGCATGCCAGCAGGATTCGCTCACTACGCGCGTCAAGGTGTGGCAGAAGATTGCGGACAACTTCCACCCTGTGATGCGCTACTTCCTTCTCGAGCGTTTCGAAGATCCAGATGAATGGTTCGAGCGCCGCCTCGCGTACACACGCTCCACAGCGGCCATTTCCATTCTAGGCCACGTCCTGGGCCTCGGTGACCGACATTGTCACAACATCCTTCTCGACGAGAAATCCGGAGAAGTCGTCCACATCGATCTTGGCGTGAGTTTCGAGGCTGGTCGCGTCTTGCCAGTACCGGAAGTCGTGCCGTTCCGACTAACGCGTGACCTGGTGGACGGAATGGGCTACACGAAAACGGAAGGTGTATTCCGACGGTGCTGCGAGTTTACAATGGACACGCTACGCGAAGAGAGGGAGTCCATCATGACACTTCTCAACGTCCTGCGCTACGACCCACTTGTCAACTGGAGCGTTACGCCTACAAAAGCGAAACGCATGCAGGAAGCCAATCAGGAGACTGGTGCAAACGGCACGGCACGCTCAACAACTGTTGCGCCTAGTGCTACCCCAGCCCCGTCGGGGCAGACGACCGTTGAAGAAGTCACAGGCGTTGTGCAGGAGAGTAACAAGaggaaggagaaggaggatCAGGCTGGTGAGGCGGGGAGAGCCCTTAGCGTCGTGGAGAAGAAGTTGAGCAAGACGCTTAGTACCAAAGCGACTGTCAACGAGCTCATTCAGCAAGCTACTGATGAGCGCAACCTTGCGGTGCTGTATATGGGATGGGCAAGCTACGCGTGA